The Streptomyces seoulensis genome contains a region encoding:
- a CDS encoding long-chain fatty acid--CoA ligase translates to MLSTMQDVPLLISRILNHGSTIHGSSRITTWTGEAEPHRRTFAEIGTRSAQLAHALHDELGVRDDDRVATLMWNNAEHVEAYFAIPSMGAVLHTLNLRLPAEQLAWIVDHAADRVIIVNGSLIPMLAPLLAKLPTVEHIVVAGPGDRAPLAAATARVHEYEELLAGRAEHYDWPELDERRAAAMCYTSGTTGDPKGVVYSHRSVYLHSMQVNMTQSMGLTDQDTSLVVVPQFHVNAWGLPDAAFMTGVNLLMPDRFLQPAPLAEMIETERPTHAAAVPTIWQGLLAELGARPRDVTSLTQVTIGGAACPPSLMEAFDALGMRVCHAWGMTETSPLGTVARPPAHVIGTEEEFAYRLTQGRFPTSVEARLTGPGGERLPWDGESAGELEVRGPWIAGAYYNGPDAEPLRPDDKFSEDGWLKTGDVGTISPDGYLTLTDRAKDVIKSGGEWISSVALENALMAHPDVAEAAVVAVPDEKWDERPLATVVLKEGAEIGFEALRVFLAEECGIARWQLPERWTIVETVPKTSVGKFDKKVLRRRYADGELDVTRL, encoded by the coding sequence GTGCTGAGCACCATGCAGGACGTACCGCTGCTGATCTCGAGGATCCTGAACCACGGGTCCACCATCCACGGATCGTCGCGGATCACCACCTGGACCGGCGAGGCCGAGCCGCACCGGCGGACCTTCGCCGAGATCGGCACCCGCTCGGCCCAGCTCGCACACGCCCTGCACGACGAACTGGGGGTGCGGGACGACGACCGGGTCGCCACCCTGATGTGGAACAACGCCGAGCACGTCGAGGCGTACTTCGCCATCCCCTCCATGGGCGCCGTACTGCACACCCTCAACCTGCGGCTGCCCGCCGAGCAGCTCGCGTGGATCGTCGACCACGCCGCGGACCGCGTGATCATCGTCAACGGCTCGCTGATCCCGATGCTCGCTCCCCTGCTGGCGAAGCTGCCCACGGTCGAGCACATCGTGGTGGCCGGCCCCGGCGACCGCGCGCCGCTCGCGGCCGCCACCGCGCGCGTCCACGAGTACGAGGAGCTGCTCGCCGGCCGCGCGGAGCACTACGACTGGCCCGAGCTGGACGAACGCCGGGCCGCCGCCATGTGCTACACCTCCGGCACCACCGGCGACCCCAAGGGCGTGGTGTACAGCCACCGTTCGGTCTATCTGCACTCCATGCAGGTCAACATGACCCAGTCGATGGGCCTGACCGACCAGGACACCTCGCTGGTGGTCGTCCCGCAGTTCCACGTCAACGCCTGGGGCCTGCCGGACGCGGCCTTCATGACCGGCGTCAACCTGCTCATGCCGGACCGGTTCCTCCAGCCCGCCCCGCTCGCCGAGATGATCGAGACCGAGCGTCCGACACACGCGGCCGCCGTCCCCACCATCTGGCAGGGTCTGCTCGCCGAACTCGGCGCCCGCCCCAGGGACGTCACCTCCCTCACCCAGGTCACCATCGGCGGCGCGGCCTGTCCGCCCTCCCTGATGGAGGCGTTCGACGCGCTCGGCATGCGGGTCTGCCACGCCTGGGGCATGACCGAGACCTCCCCGCTCGGCACGGTGGCCCGGCCGCCCGCCCACGTGATCGGCACCGAGGAGGAGTTCGCCTACCGGCTCACCCAGGGCCGCTTCCCCACCTCCGTCGAGGCCCGCCTCACCGGCCCCGGCGGCGAACGCCTCCCCTGGGACGGCGAGTCGGCCGGCGAGCTGGAGGTGCGCGGTCCCTGGATCGCGGGCGCCTACTACAACGGCCCCGACGCCGAACCCCTGCGCCCGGACGACAAGTTCAGCGAGGACGGCTGGCTGAAGACCGGCGACGTCGGCACCATCTCCCCCGACGGCTACCTCACCCTCACCGACCGCGCCAAGGACGTCATCAAGTCCGGCGGCGAGTGGATCTCCTCGGTGGCGCTGGAGAACGCCCTGATGGCCCACCCGGACGTCGCGGAGGCCGCCGTGGTCGCCGTGCCGGACGAGAAGTGGGACGAGCGCCCGCTCGCCACCGTGGTCCTGAAGGAGGGTGCGGAGATCGGATTCGAGGCGCTGCGCGTCTTCCTCGCCGAGGAGTGCGGGATCGCCCGCTGGCAGCTCCCCGAGCGCTGGACGATCGTCGAGACCGTCCCGAAGACCAGCGTCGGCAAGTTCGACAAGAAGGTGCTGCGCAGGCGGTACG